ACCGGCTGACCGGGATCGCCGTCCAGCCAACGGTTCACGTCGTAGTGGTAGAACTGCTTGCCCCACAGCAGCCCGGCGAACGCCTGCCGGGCCACCCGGTACTCCTCCTGTTCCCGGGCCACCGGGATGGCGGCGTCGTAGAACGCGTCGGCCTCGGCCCGCCGGTCGGCCAGCGTCGCGTCGAACCCGTCGGCGACGTCGATCGGGTGCGTGGTCAGCGCGGCCGAGTCCGCGTCCAGCGCCGGGTGCGGCACGCCGACGAGCCGGACCCGGACCCGGGCCTGCCCGCCGGCCGGCACGGTCAGCGTGTAGTGCAGGGCCGCCTTGGTGCCGTGGTGGTCGGGGTTGACCGTGTCCGCCCCGTGCAGGACGTGGTCGTTGATGCCGTCCTTGGGGTAGTGGGTGGTGTTCTGCCCGCCGAACAGGCGGGCGGCGTTGGTCTCGTTCTCGCAGAACAGGTACTCCGGATCGCCCTCGCCGACCAGCACCAGCGGCCCGGAGCGGGAGTGGTCGCCGACGACGCGTCCGGCGGCCAGCCGCATGCTCGGCTTGGGATGGTCGGAGTACCCCCACGACCAGGTGTTGCGGAACCACAACGTCGGCAGCACATGGATCGTCGCCTCGTCCGGGCCGGCGTTGTCCACCGTGATGTTCATCAGCAGGTCGCGCGGGCCGGCCTTGGCGTAGTCGACGGTGACCACCCAGTACCGGCTCTGGTCGAAGATGCCGGTGTCGACCAGCTCGTACTCGGGCTCGAGCTTGCCCCGCCGGGCGTTCTCGGCAATCAGGTCGCCGTAGGGAAACTCGCGCTGCGGGTAGTGGTAGCGCCAGGTGTTCCAGGAGTGGGTCGGGGTGGCATCCAGGTACCACCAGTACTCCTTGACGTCCTCACCGTGGTTGCCCTGCGGGCCGGTCAGGCCGAACATCCGCTCCTTGAGGATCGGGTCCACGCCGTTCCACAGCCCCAGCGACAGGCACCAGTTCTGCGTGGCGTCGCAGAACCCGGCCATGCCGTCCTCGTTCCACCGGTAGACCCGGGATCGGGCGTGATCGTGCGGGAAGAAGTCCCAGGCGTTGCCGTCGGCGCTGTAGTCCTCGCGCACCGAACCCCAGGCCCGCTCGGACAGGTACGGTCCCCAGTCCCGCCAGGGCGTGGTGCCGGCGTCGGCCTCGGCGAGCCGTTCGCCTTCGGCCATGCGGGGCGCGGCGCCGGTGCCGCGCGAGCGAGAGGTTGCCATGGTCAGGGCCTTTCCGGAACGTCAGAACGGGTGGCGGTGGTGACAGGGGGAGTAGCGGGCACCGAAGGGTCGGGTCGCCGCCCGCTCCGGGTGATGACGGCGGCGACGGCGGCCAGGACGGCGGCGACCGCGGCCCCGACCAGGTAGACCCCGGACAGGGCCAGCCCGGTGGCCGCCATCAGCGGCGCGACCCCGAAAGCGGCGACGCCGTAGCCGATCTGGTAGCCGGCGATCAGCTCGCCGGCCGACGTGGCGCCCAGCCTCGGGAACTCGCGGCCGGCGAAACTGATCGACAGCGGCAGCATCGCCGAACAGGCCAGCCCGGCCGCCGCGTAGGCCAGCACGGCGGTGGCCGCGGTGCTGGCCCCGGAGACGGCCACGTTGGCGCCGACGATCAGCACGGGCAGCAGCAGGTAGACCGCGGTCGCCGGGATCCGGGCCGGCAGCACGGCCACGATCACCCGGCCGACCGTGACGCAGGCCCAGAACGCGGCCAGGGCGGCCGACGCCGTGGCCACACCCAGCCCGCGCTGACCCGACAGGTACAGGCTGGACCAGTTGCCGAACAGGGTCTCGGTGATGCCGTAGAGCACGACCGCCGCCGCGTACCACCAGAACCGGCCCGGCAGAACGGCTTTCGGGGTTCCGGCGGTGGGTCCGGCCGCCGGCCCGGGGTCGAGCCGGACCCGCCAGGCCACCGCGATGGCCAGCACCAGGCCGACGCAGACCCCGACCGGCAACAGCCACCAGCGGGGCAGCAGCACCGCGATGAGCATCGGGGCCAGCGCGGTGCCCAGCCCGAGCAGCACGTTCAGGGTCAGCACGCTGCGGTCCTCGCGCCCGGGCACCAACGCGGCGGCGAACGTGTTCAGCGCCGAGACACAGCTGCCGAAGCCGAAACCGAGGGCGCCGGTGGCGGCCAGCAGCAGCAGGTAGGCGCCGCCGGACGGGGCCGGGGCCTGGCTGAGCACCAGCAGCACCATGGCCAGCAGGTTGGCCACCAGCCCGGCCACCAGCACCCGCTGCAGGGTCCACCGGCGGGCCAGCACCGGGGTCAGGGCGGCGGCGGTGATGGCCAGGACCACCTGCGGGGCGAACATCAACCCGTACCGGGACGGCGACAGGTCGTACCCGGTCGGCGCGGTCAGGATCGACGACGCGGCCGGGAAGCAGACCAGGGCCAGTCCCTGGGCCAGGCCCGTCCCGTAGACCAGGGCCGCGCCGGCCCCGGTCCCACCCCCCGTGCGCACCGAGTTCAGCCCAGCCGGTCCAGCAGGTGGTCGCCCACCCGCAACGCGTTGGCCGCCGCGGTCAGCGCCGGGTTCACCGCACCGATCGAGGGAAAGAAGCTGGTGTCCACCACGTACAGGTTGTCCAGCTCGTGGGCCTTGCAGTCGGTGTCCAGCACCGAGTCGGCCGGATCGCTGCCGAAACGGCAGGTACCGGCCTGGTGGGCCACCCCGGCGATCGGGATGTCGTTCTTCATGTAGGCCGAACGCGGGATCAGGTGATGCGGGTTCAGCCCGAGATGGCTCAGCCGGCGCTTGATCCGGTGGTAGAGCTCGTCCAGCGGCTTGGTGTTGTTCGGCGTGTAGGACAGGGTGATGTTCCCGTCGGCGGCCAGCGTGACCCGGTTCTCCGGCCGAGGCAGATCCTCGGTGGACAGCCAGAAATCCACCGCGTGCACGGCCACGTCGGACAGGGCGAAGGAGGGGGCCAGGGCGGTCTCCAGTGGCTTCTCGCCCCGGTACATCGGCGCCGAGCTCTTGCCGACCATCTGGATGTTGCCCATCGGGTAGTCGAACTCGTCGTCGCCGAAGTAGAAGTCGTTGACCCCCAGGGTCTTCTGGAAGCGGGTGTCGTTGCGCTCGGTCGACACGGCCAGGAACGCCCGGCTGTTGTGGAAGACGTAGTTGCGCCCGACCTGGTCCGAACCGTTGGCCAGCCCGTTCGGATGCCGGTCGGAGGCGCTGCGCAGCAACAGCTTGGCCGAGTTGGCCGCGCCGGCGCTGACCACCACGATCGAACCGTGGAAGCGGTGCCGCTCGCCGCCGATCATGGCCACCACGTCGGTGACCGAGCGTCCGGTCAGGTCGGTGTCCAGCCGGATCACCTCGGCGCCGCGGATCAGCGTGACGTTAGGGTGCGTCAGGGCCGGGCGGACCGCGACCACCTCGGCGTCGGACTTGGCGTGCACCAGGCACGGGAAACCGTCGCAGGTGGCGCAGCGGATGCACCGGCTGTAGGCCATGTCCGCCTCGTTGAGCATGATGCCGGCCGGGGCGTGGAACGGATGCAGCCCGCTGGCCCGCAGATCGTCGTACAGCTGCTGGATCCGCGCCTCGTGCGAGACCGCCGGAAAAAGATACGGTCCCGAACTCGGTGGTTCGGTGGGATCCTCGCCCCGCTGCCCGTGCACCTGGTAGAGCTGCTCGGCCTGCGCGTAGTACGGCTCGAAGTCGGCGTAGCTCACCGGCCACGCGGGGGAGATCCCGTCGAAGTGGATGAGTTCGCCGAAGTCCTTCTCCCGCAACCGGTACAGCGCCGCGCCGTAAAGCTTGGTGGCGCCGCCGACGTTGTAGTGGATCTGCGGCTGGAAGGACTTACCGTCGGCGTCGTACCAGGTGTCGGCCGAGACGTACCGGTTGTCGACGAAGACCGCGGTGGCATCCCAGTTCTGCACCTCCCGGGGCAGCCAGTCACCCCGCTCCAGGATCAGGATCCGCTTGCCGGAGGGCGCCAGCCGGTGGGCGAGCGTGCCGCCCCCGGCGCCGGAACCGATGATGACAACGTCGTAATCGGTGGAGTCGTAATCGGTGGAGTCGTAGTCGGTGGAGCCGTGGTCGGTGGATTCGGGCACGCTGCCTCCAGGGTCGGTGGGTCCGGGCGGCGGCGGTCGCGCCGGACGGGGTGCAGGGTGGCGGTGCTCGGCGCAGCGTCGGGCCGAGCACCCCGGGGTGGTGCGACTAGAGCGTGGGCTCGTCGGCCTTGCTGTCGGCCCAGGCGATCCGGCCGACCGAGTCCGCCAGTTCCAGGTCGGGCGCCCGGTCGTGGTGGAAGTAGTCGTCGGCCCAGTTCAGGAAGGCGTCGACCTGGCTGTGGATGCCGGACAGCAGCACGGCGTGCAGGCCCAACCAGGCCACGTAGGCCATCGGGCCCTCGAGATGGTGCCGGTGCTTGCCGATCTCGGACACGGCCGCATTGCGACCGATCATCGCCATGATGCCCTTGTCGTGGTAGTGGAACGGGGTCACCGGCGCGCCCTTGCGGTGCGCGACGATGTTCTTGCCGGCCCACTTGCCCGACTGCTGGGCGACCGAACCCAGCTGGGGCAGCGCGTGTCCCGAGCCGTCCGGGATGTTCGCGACGTCGCCGACGGCGAACACGCCGGGATTCCCGGGCACGGTCAGGTCGGCGGCGACGTCGATCCGGCCGCCGTGGCCCAGGGACAGGCCGGTGGTGGACACGATCGGCGGACCGGAGATGCCGCCGGCCCAGATCACCGTGTCGGTGGCCACGGTGGAACCGTCGGACAGGGTGGCGGTGTCGGCCTGCACGGCCGCCACGGCGACCCCGAAGGTGATCTGCACGCCCTTCTCGATCAGCTTGGCCCGGGCGTACTCGTGCGTCTTGTCGGTGAACGGCTTGAGCAGCGCGTGCCCGTGGTCGACCAGCCGGACGGTGGCCTCGGCGTGCAGCGTGCCCTGGTCCTTGAGGGCGCCGAACAGCTCGGCCAGCGCCCCGGCGGTCTCCACGCCGGTCGGCCCGCCGCCGCAGACGATCACGGTGTACGGCTCGGCGGTGGCCGGATCGCTCAGCCGGCGCAGCCGGTCCCGCAGGTGTTGGCGCAACCGCCGGGCGTCCTCGACGGTGTACAGCGGGTAGGAGTGCTCGGCCGCCCCCGGGACGCCGAAGAAGTTGGCCTGCGAGCCGGCCGCGATCACCAGGTAGTCGGCCGTGTAATCGACGGTGCTCTCGCCCGCGTTCTCGCCGTCCTTGGTCACCACCGTCCGGGTGGCCGGGTCGATGCCGGTGACCTCGGCGGTCACCGTGACCACCCGCCGCTGGTCGGCGAACGCGGTGCTCAGCGGGCGGGCGATGTCCTCGGCCGGCAGCTGGGAGCTGGCGACCTGGTAGAGCAGCGGCTGGAATTGCGTGTAGTCGTGTCGGTCGAACAACGTCACGTCCACGTCGTGGTCGGCCAGCTCGGAGGCGCAGGCCACGCCGGCCATCCCGCCGCCGATGATGATCGCCGTGGTCATCTCGCCGCCCCGGCCGATCGCGTCGCCGGACGGTGGTCCGGACGGTGGTGAGGCGCTCGCTGGCGCTGGCTCATTCGGGTCCTCCTGTGGTCTCGATCCATGGGCACGATCATGCGGCGGCGCTCGCCGGGGCCGCGGGTTCGGTGCGCAGCCGTCGGCGGAACACCCAGTACGTCCAGCCCTGGTACAGCAGCACGAGCGGGGTCAGCACCGCTGCGGCCACCGTCATCACCTGCAGCGAGTAGGGGCTGGATGCCGAGTTGGTGACGGTCAACGAGTACGCCGGGTCGGTCGTCGACACCAGCAGGGTGGGGTACAGGCAGACGAACAGCGCGGCCACCAGGGCGCCGATGCTGATCGCGGTGGCCACGAAGGTGGCCGGCCCGGCCCGCCCCGGCAACGCGGTGACCGCCGCGGCGATGACGGCGACGGCCGGCACGGCCACGGCCAGGTAGCCCCACCCGCCGGGCGCGGCCAGCACCACCATCCACACCGCGGCCACCAGCACCAACGCGACCGCGGGCAGGGCCAGCCGGCGGACCAGCGCGCGGGAGCGCTCCAGGACCGGGCCGGTGGTGCGCAGGGTCAGGAAGGCGGCGCCGTGCAGCAGGCTCAGAGTCAGCAGGGTCAGCCCGAGCAGCAGCCCGAACGGGGTCAGCAGGTCCAGGAAGCTGCCGGTGAAATCGCCGGCCGCGTCGATCGGCAGGCCGGCGAGCAGGTCGCCCAGGCCGATCCCGATCAGCAGCGGGGCCAGCACCGAGCCCACGGTCAGCGTCCAGCCCCAGGTGTGCCGCCAGGCCGGCGCGGCGAACTTGCCGCGGAACTCGAAGGACACCCCGCGCACGATCAGCGCGGCCAGCAGCAGCCACAGGGCCAGGTACAGCGCAGAGAACCAGCTGGCGTACCAGTTGGGGAAGGCGGCGAACATCGACGCCCCGGCCACGATCAGCCAGACCTCGTTGCCGTCCCAGAACGGGCCGATCGAGTTGATGGCGACCCGGCGTTCGGTGTCGGTGCGGCCGACCACCTTGTGCAGGGCGCCGACTCCGAAGTCGAATCCTTCCAGGACGAAGAAACCGGTCCAGAAGAACGCCACGATCACGAACCAGACGGTGGGCAGGGTCATCGGTCCCGTCCTCAGTACGTCAGCGAGGGGGTCGGTTCGGCAGCGTCCGCGGGCCGGTCCGGGGTGAGCGGTTCGGCCGGCAGCGGCTGCCGGGCGTGCCGGAGCATCAGGATCGCGGCGATCACCCCGATCGTGGTGTACAGCACGACCACGATGCTCAGGCTGACCACGATCTGGCCGGCGCTGCCGGAGCCGGACAGCCCGTCCTTGGTCAGCATCAGTCCCTGCACGACCCAGGGTTGGCGCCCGCTCTCGGTCAGGAACCAGCCCGCGGTGGACATCAGGAACGGGGTGATCATGATCCAGCTGGCGATCCACAGAAAGACCCGGGCGGTGGCCAGCTTCTTGCGCCACCACAACCAGATGCCCCACACGCCGAACAGGGCGACCAGGGTGGCCAGGTAGGCCATCACGCGCATCGACCAGTACTGGATGAACACGTTCGGCACGTACTCGCCCGGTCCGTACTGCTGCTGGTACTGCTCGTTGAGCGGAGTCAGTCCCTGGACCTCGCCGTTCCAGGTGCCGGTGGCCAGCAGGGACAGCAGGTGCGGGATCTCGATGATCTTGGTCGGCGGGTCGTCGGCGGTCCAGCCGCCGATCTGCAGCATGGAGAACGAGCAGGGCTGGCAGGTCTGCCAGTTGGCCTCGGCCGCGGCGATCTTCATCGGCTGGTAGGAGGTCTCGTTGATGCCCAGCTGGCCGCCGACGTGGAACTGCAGCACGGTGCCGATCAGCAGCGCGGTCAGCCCGAGTTTGGCCGTGCCGGTGAACTCGGCCACCGTGCCGTCGGTGGTGGCCCGCCGCCGCAGCTGCCAGGCCGAGACGGCCAGCAGCATCCCGCCGCCGAAGATCAGGGCTACCAGCAGCACGTGCAGGTAGCCCCAGATGAAGACCGGGTTGGTGAACACGTCGCCGATCGAGGTCAGCTGGGCCCGGCCGGTGTCCGGGTTGATGGTGTAGCCGCGCGGGTTCTGCATCCACGAGTTCGCGGCGATGATGAACAGGGCCGACAGGCACGCGCCCAGCGCCACCATCCAGGCCGTGAGCAGGTGCACCCGGCGCGGCAGCACGTTGAAGCCGAACAACCACAGGCCCAGGAACGTGGACTCGAGGAAGAAGGCGGCCAGTCCCTCCATGGCCAGGGGGGCGCCGAAGACGTCGCCGACGAAGCGTGAGTAGGCCGACCAGTTGAGCCCGAACTGGAACTCCTGGACCAGGCCGGTGACGACGCCGACGCTGATCGAGATCAGCATCAGCCCGCCGAAGAAGCGCAGCACTCGCTTGAGCTCGGGGGTGCCCCGGCGGAACCACCGGGTGTGCAGCACGGCGACCAGGATGGCCATGCCCATCGTGATCGGGACGAAGAAGAAGTGGTACACGCTGGTGGTGGCGAACTGCAGGCGGGCCAGGTCCAACTGATCCATATGACGTGCTCCGGCTGACGCGGCGACAGGATGGGGACGATGACGAACGGGACGGCGGGGTCTACTGCACGTGACATCGGGGGCCCGGCGACGCCGGCGGGCGCGACCTGAATTCGCCAGGCCCCCCAACCCTGACGCAGACCAACCTTGACGCAGACGATCTTCGCTGGGCATCACCCTGACGGGGTGGATGCCCGGTTTTACCCTAGATTACGCAGCGACAACACGCCTCACGGACTGTAACTTTTGGCGCCGTGGGTGCACAGGTCCGTCCCGGCCGTCCGTTTCCGCTCGGCGTGCATCTGCGCGACGGCGGCGCCAACGTCGCGGTCTACTCCTCGGTCGCCGAATCCGTCGAGCTGTGCCTGTTCGACGGCCCGGACGAGACGCGGCTGAGCCTGCCCGGCCGGGACGACGGCATCTGGCATGCCTTCGTCCCCGGGATGGCGGCCGGGCAGCAGTACGGGTTCCGGGTGCACGGGCCGTGGAACCCGGCCACCGGGCACCGGGTCAACCCGGCCAAGTTGCTGCTCGATCCTTACGCCCGCGCGATCACCGGGTCGGTGACGTTCGACCCGGCCGCCTACGGGCACGACCTGGCCGACCCGAGCCGGCCCAGCACCTTGGACTCGGCCCCGGTGATGCCCCGCAGCGTGCTGGTGCCGCCGTTCGATCCGGTCGACCCGAGCTCCCGGCCGCGGCATCACCTCAGCGACTCGGTGATCTACGAGATCCACGTCAAGGGCTTCACCGCGCGGCACCCGGACATCCCCCCGGAGGTGCGCGGCACCTACGCCGGGCTGGCCCACCCGGCCGCGATCGCGCACCTGCGCGGTCTGGGGGTGACCGCGGTCGAGTTGCTGCCGGTGCACCAGCACGTGCCCGAGGCGTTCCTGGTGCAGCGCGGGCTGACCAACTACTGGGGCTACAACTCCATCGGCTACTTCGCCCCGCATCCGGACTACTCGGCCGCGGTCCGGGCCGGGCGGCCCGGCGGCGAGGTGGCCGAGTTCCGGGACATGGTCCGCGAGCTGCACGCGGCCGGCATCGAGGTGATCCTGGACGTCGTCTACAACCACACCGCCGAGGGCGACGCGGGTGGGCCGACCGTCTGCTTCCGCGGGCTGGACAACGCCGCCTACTACCGGCTGGACCGGGCCGACCCGTCCCGCTACGTGGACACCTCGGGCTGCGGGAACGCCCTGAACGTGGGCAGCCCGACCGGCCTGCGGCTGATCATGGACTCGCTGCGGTACTGGGTCAGCGAGATGGGGGTGGACGGCTTCCGGTTCGACCTGGCGCCCAGCCTGGCCCGGCAGGACGGTGCGTTCAGCTCGATGGCCGCCTTCTTCGACCTGGTCTGGCTGGTCAACGCCTGGTGGGAGCCGGAGAAGTTCGTCCTCGGCGGGCCCGACGTGGTCGGCGGGCGCACCCTGGCCGTGGCCTGCGACAGCTTCGACCCGGCCCGGGCCGGGGCCACCGTCGACCCGGGCTCGGTGACGGTGGGACCGCGGTCGGTCGTGCTGCTGCGCCGGAGCTGAACCCGGCCGCGGGCCGGGGCTCGGTGTCACGTCCGGGCTCAGTGTCGTGTCCGGCGCGTCACCGATCGAGCAGCGTAGACCGGCGGGGTAGGGGATCCCGGTCCCGGGTCAGTGCGGGGCGGGGCCGGCGACGCGCCGCACGACCTTGCCCAGACCGTCGCGCACCGCGGTCAGCTCGGCGGGCGTCATCGCCTGCCCGAACTGCCGCTCGATGCCGGCCAGGTAGGTGGGCGCCGCCTGCCGGAGCGCCGTGCGGCCCTTGACCGTCAGCACCGCGTAGGCCGACCGCCGGTCGTCGGGGTTGGCCTCCCGCCGGACCAGCCCGGCCTGCGTCATCTCGTCGATCAGCCGGCTCACCCGGGTCCGGCTCAGGGTGACTCGCTCGCCGAGTTCGCTCATCCGCAGTCGTCGGTCCGGACCGGAGTTGAGTTCGAGCAGCACGTCGTACCAGACGAGTGGCAGGTGGTGCCGGGCCTGCAGTTCCCGGTCCAACAGCGGGACCAGCATCGCGTGGACGCGCAGCAACGCCCCCCAGGCGTCCGCCGCGGCGGGGTGGGTCGTCGGTCCGTCCGGCTCCGGCATGTCGCCATCCTACCCATTGTGTGCGTGCGCACGCACCTGTTAGTGTGTGCGCACGCACGTACACCCGAGTCTGGGAGGCCGACCATGACCACACTGCTGCACATCAGCGCATCGCCACGGGGCGAGCAGTCCGAATCGCTGGCGATCGCCGCCACCTTCCTGGCGGCCTACCGGCAGACCCATCCGGACAACGACATTCAGACCTGGGATCTGTGGGACGGCTCGCTGCCGGCATTCGGACCGGCGGCGGCCGCGGCCAAAATGGCGGTGTTCGCGGGGGTGGAGCCGGCGGGGGAGCCGGCGGCCGCCTGGCGCGCGGCCGGCGCCGCGTTCGAGCGCTTCGCCGCCGCCGACGAGTACCTGTTCAGCGTGCCGATGTGGAACGCCGGCATTCCGTACATCCTCAAGCAGTTCATCGACGTGGTCAGCCAACCGGGTCTGGTCTTCGGATTCGATCCCGAGCTCGGGTACACCGGCCTGCTGGCCGGCCGCAAGGCCGCGGTCATCTACACCAGCGCCGTCTACGGCCGGGGCCGGCCGCCGTCCTTCGGGTCGGACTTCCAGTCCCCGTACGTCCGGGACTGGTTGAACTGGGCCGGCGTGGCGGACGTCTGCGAGATCGAGTTCCGA
This genomic window from Nakamurella multipartita DSM 44233 contains:
- the cydB gene encoding cytochrome d ubiquinol oxidase subunit II, whose translation is MTLPTVWFVIVAFFWTGFFVLEGFDFGVGALHKVVGRTDTERRVAINSIGPFWDGNEVWLIVAGASMFAAFPNWYASWFSALYLALWLLLAALIVRGVSFEFRGKFAAPAWRHTWGWTLTVGSVLAPLLIGIGLGDLLAGLPIDAAGDFTGSFLDLLTPFGLLLGLTLLTLSLLHGAAFLTLRTTGPVLERSRALVRRLALPAVALVLVAAVWMVVLAAPGGWGYLAVAVPAVAVIAAAVTALPGRAGPATFVATAISIGALVAALFVCLYPTLLVSTTDPAYSLTVTNSASSPYSLQVMTVAAAVLTPLVLLYQGWTYWVFRRRLRTEPAAPASAAA
- a CDS encoding cytochrome ubiquinol oxidase subunit I, translated to MDQLDLARLQFATTSVYHFFFVPITMGMAILVAVLHTRWFRRGTPELKRVLRFFGGLMLISISVGVVTGLVQEFQFGLNWSAYSRFVGDVFGAPLAMEGLAAFFLESTFLGLWLFGFNVLPRRVHLLTAWMVALGACLSALFIIAANSWMQNPRGYTINPDTGRAQLTSIGDVFTNPVFIWGYLHVLLVALIFGGGMLLAVSAWQLRRRATTDGTVAEFTGTAKLGLTALLIGTVLQFHVGGQLGINETSYQPMKIAAAEANWQTCQPCSFSMLQIGGWTADDPPTKIIEIPHLLSLLATGTWNGEVQGLTPLNEQYQQQYGPGEYVPNVFIQYWSMRVMAYLATLVALFGVWGIWLWWRKKLATARVFLWIASWIMITPFLMSTAGWFLTESGRQPWVVQGLMLTKDGLSGSGSAGQIVVSLSIVVVLYTTIGVIAAILMLRHARQPLPAEPLTPDRPADAAEPTPSLTY
- a CDS encoding GMC oxidoreductase, producing the protein MPESTDHGSTDYDSTDYDSTDYDVVIIGSGAGGGTLAHRLAPSGKRILILERGDWLPREVQNWDATAVFVDNRYVSADTWYDADGKSFQPQIHYNVGGATKLYGAALYRLREKDFGELIHFDGISPAWPVSYADFEPYYAQAEQLYQVHGQRGEDPTEPPSSGPYLFPAVSHEARIQQLYDDLRASGLHPFHAPAGIMLNEADMAYSRCIRCATCDGFPCLVHAKSDAEVVAVRPALTHPNVTLIRGAEVIRLDTDLTGRSVTDVVAMIGGERHRFHGSIVVVSAGAANSAKLLLRSASDRHPNGLANGSDQVGRNYVFHNSRAFLAVSTERNDTRFQKTLGVNDFYFGDDEFDYPMGNIQMVGKSSAPMYRGEKPLETALAPSFALSDVAVHAVDFWLSTEDLPRPENRVTLAADGNITLSYTPNNTKPLDELYHRIKRRLSHLGLNPHHLIPRSAYMKNDIPIAGVAHQAGTCRFGSDPADSVLDTDCKAHELDNLYVVDTSFFPSIGAVNPALTAAANALRVGDHLLDRLG
- a CDS encoding MFS transporter; the protein is MRTGGGTGAGAALVYGTGLAQGLALVCFPAASSILTAPTGYDLSPSRYGLMFAPQVVLAITAAALTPVLARRWTLQRVLVAGLVANLLAMVLLVLSQAPAPSGGAYLLLLAATGALGFGFGSCVSALNTFAAALVPGREDRSVLTLNVLLGLGTALAPMLIAVLLPRWWLLPVGVCVGLVLAIAVAWRVRLDPGPAAGPTAGTPKAVLPGRFWWYAAAVVLYGITETLFGNWSSLYLSGQRGLGVATASAALAAFWACVTVGRVIVAVLPARIPATAVYLLLPVLIVGANVAVSGASTAATAVLAYAAAGLACSAMLPLSISFAGREFPRLGATSAGELIAGYQIGYGVAAFGVAPLMAATGLALSGVYLVGAAVAAVLAAVAAVITRSGRRPDPSVPATPPVTTATRSDVPERP
- a CDS encoding NAD(P)/FAD-dependent oxidoreductase, with the translated sequence MTTAIIIGGGMAGVACASELADHDVDVTLFDRHDYTQFQPLLYQVASSQLPAEDIARPLSTAFADQRRVVTVTAEVTGIDPATRTVVTKDGENAGESTVDYTADYLVIAAGSQANFFGVPGAAEHSYPLYTVEDARRLRQHLRDRLRRLSDPATAEPYTVIVCGGGPTGVETAGALAELFGALKDQGTLHAEATVRLVDHGHALLKPFTDKTHEYARAKLIEKGVQITFGVAVAAVQADTATLSDGSTVATDTVIWAGGISGPPIVSTTGLSLGHGGRIDVAADLTVPGNPGVFAVGDVANIPDGSGHALPQLGSVAQQSGKWAGKNIVAHRKGAPVTPFHYHDKGIMAMIGRNAAVSEIGKHRHHLEGPMAYVAWLGLHAVLLSGIHSQVDAFLNWADDYFHHDRAPDLELADSVGRIAWADSKADEPTL
- a CDS encoding FMN-dependent NADH-azoreductase, which codes for MTTLLHISASPRGEQSESLAIAATFLAAYRQTHPDNDIQTWDLWDGSLPAFGPAAAAAKMAVFAGVEPAGEPAAAWRAAGAAFERFAAADEYLFSVPMWNAGIPYILKQFIDVVSQPGLVFGFDPELGYTGLLAGRKAAVIYTSAVYGRGRPPSFGSDFQSPYVRDWLNWAGVADVCEIEFRPDLAVADAASGRQAAHAAARDAGKAF
- a CDS encoding alpha-amylase family glycosyl hydrolase translates to MGAQVRPGRPFPLGVHLRDGGANVAVYSSVAESVELCLFDGPDETRLSLPGRDDGIWHAFVPGMAAGQQYGFRVHGPWNPATGHRVNPAKLLLDPYARAITGSVTFDPAAYGHDLADPSRPSTLDSAPVMPRSVLVPPFDPVDPSSRPRHHLSDSVIYEIHVKGFTARHPDIPPEVRGTYAGLAHPAAIAHLRGLGVTAVELLPVHQHVPEAFLVQRGLTNYWGYNSIGYFAPHPDYSAAVRAGRPGGEVAEFRDMVRELHAAGIEVILDVVYNHTAEGDAGGPTVCFRGLDNAAYYRLDRADPSRYVDTSGCGNALNVGSPTGLRLIMDSLRYWVSEMGVDGFRFDLAPSLARQDGAFSSMAAFFDLVWLVNAWWEPEKFVLGGPDVVGGRTLAVACDSFDPARAGATVDPGSVTVGPRSVVLLRRS
- a CDS encoding MarR family winged helix-turn-helix transcriptional regulator, with amino-acid sequence MPEPDGPTTHPAAADAWGALLRVHAMLVPLLDRELQARHHLPLVWYDVLLELNSGPDRRLRMSELGERVTLSRTRVSRLIDEMTQAGLVRREANPDDRRSAYAVLTVKGRTALRQAAPTYLAGIERQFGQAMTPAELTAVRDGLGKVVRRVAGPAPH